A part of Chroicocephalus ridibundus chromosome 5, bChrRid1.1, whole genome shotgun sequence genomic DNA contains:
- the SDAD1 gene encoding protein SDA1 homolog: MSGRQGNKLPSNLPQLQNLIKRDPKSYTEEFLQQYHHYQSHVEIFTFQPDKPSKELAELVMFLAQVAHCYPEHMASFPQQLKELLSYHHTVLDVDLRMTFCKALILLRNKNLINPTSLLELFFQLLRCHDKLLRKTLYTHIVSDIKNVNAKHKNNKVNTTLQNFMYTMLRDSNPTAAKISLDVMIELYRRNIWNDAKTVNVITTACFSKVTKVLVAALKFFLGKDEDEKQDSDSESEDDVPTARDLIMRYATSKKNTKRKKKLEKAMKVLKKQKKKSKPEVFNFSAIHLIHDPQDFAEKLLKQLENCKERFEVKMMLMDLISRLVGIHELFLFNFYPFVQRFLQPHQREVTKILLFAAQASHQLVPPEIIQSVLMTIANNFVTDKNSGEVMTVGINAIKEITARCPLAMTEDLLQDLVQYKTHKNKNVMMSARTLIHLFRSLNPEMLQKKFRGKPTEASLEARIHEYGELDAKDYIPGAEVLDVESQKEKGGNREEDGWESASLSEEEDDEDGEWIDVHHSSDEEQQEVAEKVKSMPVEERKAKAAAVSTSRLLTQEEFHKIRLAQLSKELNSAPGKAAKRKNIEIDEEEEGRGELLSLRDIEHLHKKPKSDKETRLATAMAGKTDRKEFVKKKTRINPFASSSNKEKQKHKNFMMMRYSHSVRTKNKRSFREKQLALRDALLKKRKRLLK; the protein is encoded by the exons ATGTCGGGCCGTCAGGGAAACAAACTGCCCAGCAacctgccccagctgcagaaCCTCATCAAGCGGGACCCGAAATCCTACACCGAGGAG TTCCTCCAGCAGTACCACCACTACCAGTCCCATGTGGAGATCTTCACCTTCCAGCCGGACAAGCCCAGTAAGGAGCTGGCGGAACTGGTGATGTTCCTGGCGCAG GTTGCCCACTGCTACCCGGAGCACATGGCcagcttcccccagcagctgaaggagctgctcTCCTACCACCACACTGTCCTGGACGTGGACCTGCGCATG ACGTTCTGTAAGGCTTTGATCTTGTTAAGAAACAAGAATCTAATAAATCCCACGAGTTTGCTGGagctcttcttccagctgctgcgGTGTCATGATAAGCTTCTACGAAAA ACTCTGTACACTCACATCGTGTCAGACATCAAGAACGTCAATGCTAAACACAAGAACAATAAAGTAAACACT ACCCTGCAGAACTTCATGTACACTATGCTGAGGGACAGCAATCCCACTGCTGCCAAGATCTCTCTGGACGTGATGATTGAACTTTACAGGAGGAATATTTG GAATGATGCCAAAACAGTGAATGTGATCACAACTGCCTGCTTTTCCAAAGTGACGAAG GTATTAGTTGCTGCTTTGAAGTTCTTCCTTGGGAAGGATGAAGACGAGAAGCAAGACAGTGACTCAGAATCTGAG GACGATGTTCCCACAGCCAGAGATCTGATCATGCGGTATGCAACTAGCAAGAAAAACACCAAGCGCaagaaaaaactggaaaaagcGATGAAGGTTCTCAAG aaacagaagaagaagagCAAGCCAGAGGTGTTCAACTTTTCTGCTATTCACTTGATTCACGATCCCCAAG ACTTTGCAGAGAAACTGCTGAAGCAGCTGGAGAACTGTAAGGAACGATTTGAAGTGAAGATGATGCTCATGGACCTAATATCTAGGCTGGTTGGAATACATGAG ctttttctctttaacttctACCCCTTCGTTCAGAGATTCCTACAGCCCCATCAGAGAG aagtgACAAAGATTCTTCTGTTTGCTGCACAAGCTTCGCATCAGCTCGTACCACCTGAG attatCCAGTCAGTGTTAATGACCATTGCCAACAACTTTGTCACTGACAAGAATTCTGGGGAAGTCATGACCGTAGG AATCAATGCCATAAAAGAAATCACTGCGAGATGTCCGTTAGCCATGACTGAAGATCTGCTCCAAGACCTTGTTCAGTACAAgactcataaaaataaaa atGTGATGATGTCTGCAAGAACTCTGATACACCTTTTCCGTTCTCTGAATCCAGAGATGCTGCAGAAGAAATTCAGG GGTAAGCCTACTGAGGCCTCGTTGGAAGCCAGGATCCATGAATATGGAGAACTGGATGCCAAAGATTATATTCCAGGAGCAGAAGTACTGGATGTGGAGAGtcaaaaggaaaagggaggaaacaGAGAGGAAg ACGGATGGGAAAGCGCTAGcctgagtgaggaagaagatgaCGAAGATGGAGAATGGATTGATGTGCATCACTCCTCAGACGAGGAGCAGCAAGAAGTA gcagAGAAGGTGAAAAGCATGCCTGTGGAGGAACGAAAAGCCAAAGCTGCAGCAGTCAGTACAAGCAGGCTGCTAACTCAAGAAGAATTCCACAAAATACGTCTTGCCCAGCTTTCCAAGGAACTTAATTCTGCCCCTGGCAAAGCTGCCAAGAGGAAGAATATTGAAatagatgaagaggaggagggcag GGGAGAGTTGCTTTCGCTCAGAGATATTGAACATCTGCATAAGAAGCCTAAATCGGACAAGGAGACCAGATTGGCAACTGCAATG GctggaaaaacagacagaaaagagtTTGTGAAAAAGAAGACACGAATTAACCCGTTTGCCAGCTCTTccaacaaagaaaagcaaaagcacaagAACTTCATGATGATGAGATACAGCCATAGCGTCCGGACAAAAAATAAGCGTTCTTTCAGGGAAAAACAG CTGGCGCTTCGAGATGCacttctgaaaaagagaaagcgGCTGCTGAAATAA
- the FAM47E gene encoding protein FAM47E, whose translation MATPGPANRRCLRFPAHVSHQLGAAILDRPLPTGAAKGQTSARATSSTPEGHEAPSAHPTQANGYAHSPGLDDFRDGFPPPSDNMIVYGRERPVSITLQNSTLKPSSTVLWKKRRKSSRTQVCLSKLSLLQQVRRDYVAQIECRLKQKPVVLYPCLEKSTSPKLSREDAGVPDPEVLLKSKAGYSVCKQENHPLQEVLHHMEDMQSKVTASETGVHGKESGGKALCLWLSKKKVAGRDKEAVLTDSAPLDENRKRAIRRYCDWVMSLGGGNSSVDEDTLMSLLNASCEREATGPSPLHAVNFNKVEAEKPKGREISPPRLAVRSSHHLSSLPCQVKVPSQPKGEKIRYGAWYLDPTKWRKQKANEPLKAPEATLNSFGNAKKGSEKVL comes from the exons ATGGCGACACCGGGCCCGGCGAACCGCCGCTGCCTCCGCTTCCCGGCACACGTGAGCCATCAgctgggcgccgccatcttggaccgccccctccccaccggaGCCGCCAAGGGACAAACTTCTGCCAGAG CCACAAGCAGCACGCCCGAAGGCCATGAAGCACCGTCTGCCCACCCCACCCAGGCCAATGGATATGCCCACAGCCCGG GTCTAGATGACTTCAGAGATGGCTTTCCTCCTCCATCTGATAACATGATTGTGTATGGTAGAGAGCGGCCTGTCTCAATTACCCTTCAGAACAGCACACTGAAACCTTCATCCACAGttctgtggaagaaaaggaggaaatctTCCAGAACACAGGTCTGTCTGTCCAAACTCAGCCTGCTGCAGCAAGTCAGGAGGGATTATGTTGCACAGATAGAGTGCCGTCTGAAACAGAAGCCCGTAGTGCTCTACCCATGCCTGGAGAAAAGTACCTCCCCAAAG CTCTCGAGAGAAGATGCTGGTGTCCCTGATCCTGAAGTGCTTTTGAAGAGCAAGGCTGGCTACAGTGTCTGCAAACAGGAGAACCACCCCCTTCAGGAGGTGCTGCATCATATGGAGGACATGCAAAGCAAAGTAACAGCTTCCGAGACGGGAGTACA TGGGAAGGAGTCTGGAGGCAAAGCCCTGTGTCTGTGGCTCTCCAAGAAGAAGGTAGCAGGACGAGACAAGGAGGCCGTGCTGACTGACTCTGCTCCCCTCGATGAAAACAGAAAGCGAGCGATCCGGCGTTACTGTGACTGGGTTATGTCTTTG GGAGGAGGGAACAGCAGCGTGGATGAAGATACCCTCATGAGCTTGCTCAATGCCAGCTGTGAAAGGGAGGCCACTGGCCCCTCACCTTTACATGCTGTGAATTTCAACAAAGTGGAAGCAGAGAAGCCAAAGGGCCGGGAGATTTCACCTCCCCGGTTAGCTGTCAGGAGTTCTCATCACCTAagcagcctgccctgccaggTTAAG GTCCCTTCCCAACCAAAAGGGGAGAAGATCAGATATGGAGCGTGGTATCTTGATCCCACAaagtggagaaaacagaaagcgAACGAACCATTAAAAGCTCCAGAAGCAACACTCAATAGCTTTGGGAATGCAAAGAAAGGGTCTGAAAAGGTACTGTGA